Proteins from a single region of Kogia breviceps isolate mKogBre1 chromosome 5, mKogBre1 haplotype 1, whole genome shotgun sequence:
- the CFAP298 gene encoding cilia- and flagella-associated protein 298 isoform X2: MVLLHVKRGDESQFLLQAPGSTELEELTVQVARVYNARLKVQRVCSEMEELAEHGIFLPPNMQGLTDDQIEDLKLKDEWGEKCVPSAGSVFKKDDIGRRNGQAPNEKMKQVLKKTIEEAKAIISKKHVEANVCVTMEMVTDALDQLRGAVMIVYPMGLPPYDPIRMEFENKEDLSGSQAALSVITESEAQLWWAAKELRRTKKLSDYVGRNEKTKIIVKIQRRGQGAPAREPIISSEEQKQLMLYYHRRQEELKDIFDFKFSGSSSLQMLAFQQLRFVSQTVQPEVA; this comes from the exons ATGGTTCTGCTGCACGTGAAGAGGGGCGACGAGAGCCAGTTCCTGCTGCAGGCGCCGGGGAGCACGGAGCTGGAGGAGCTCACGGTGCAGGTGGCCCGGGTCTACAACGCGCGGCTCAAGGTGCAGCGCGTCTGCTCAG aaatggaagaatTAGCAGAACATGGCATATTTCTCCCTCCCAATATGCAAGGACTGACTGATGACCAGATTGAAGATTTGAAATTAAAGGATGAATGGGGTGAAAAGTGTGTCCCCAGTGCGGGTTCAGTATTTAAAAAGGATGATATTGGACGAAGGAATGGACAAG ctccAAATGAAAAGATGAAGCAAGTTTTAAAGAAGACTATAGAAGAAGCCAAAGCGATAATATCTAAG AAACACGTGGAAGCCAATGTCTGCGTTACCATGGAGATGGTGACAGACGCCTTGGACCAGCTTCGAGGTGCAGTGATGATCGTTTATCCCATGGGGTTGCCGCCATACGATCCTATCCGGATGgaatttgaaaacaaagaagATCTGTCGGGGAGTCAG GCAGCACTCAGTGTCATCACAGAATCAGAAGCGCAATTGTGGTGGGCAGCAAAGGAGCTAAGACGAACCAAGAAGCTTTCGGACTACGTGGGGAGGAATGAAAAAACCAAAATTATCGTCAAGATTCAGCGG AGGGGGCAAGGAGCTCCAGCGCGAGAACCCATCATTAGCAGTGAAGAACAGAAACAGCTGATGCTCTACTATCACAGAAGACAAGAGGAGCTCAAG GACATCTTTGATTTTAAATTCTCCGGCTCATCATCTCTGCAAATGCTGGCGTTTCAGCAGCTCAGGTTCGTCTCTCAGACTGTGCAGCCAGAAGTGGCCTAG
- the CFAP298 gene encoding cilia- and flagella-associated protein 298 isoform X1, producing the protein MVLLHVKRGDESQFLLQAPGSTELEELTVQVARVYNARLKVQRVCSEMEELAEHGIFLPPNMQGLTDDQIEDLKLKDEWGEKCVPSAGSVFKKDDIGRRNGQAPNEKMKQVLKKTIEEAKAIISKKHVEANVCVTMEMVTDALDQLRGAVMIVYPMGLPPYDPIRMEFENKEDLSGSQAALSVITESEAQLWWAAKELRRTKKLSDYVGRNEKTKIIVKIQRRGQGAPAREPIISSEEQKQLMLYYHRRQEELKKLEENDDDSCLNSPWADNTALKRHFHGVKDIKWRPR; encoded by the exons ATGGTTCTGCTGCACGTGAAGAGGGGCGACGAGAGCCAGTTCCTGCTGCAGGCGCCGGGGAGCACGGAGCTGGAGGAGCTCACGGTGCAGGTGGCCCGGGTCTACAACGCGCGGCTCAAGGTGCAGCGCGTCTGCTCAG aaatggaagaatTAGCAGAACATGGCATATTTCTCCCTCCCAATATGCAAGGACTGACTGATGACCAGATTGAAGATTTGAAATTAAAGGATGAATGGGGTGAAAAGTGTGTCCCCAGTGCGGGTTCAGTATTTAAAAAGGATGATATTGGACGAAGGAATGGACAAG ctccAAATGAAAAGATGAAGCAAGTTTTAAAGAAGACTATAGAAGAAGCCAAAGCGATAATATCTAAG AAACACGTGGAAGCCAATGTCTGCGTTACCATGGAGATGGTGACAGACGCCTTGGACCAGCTTCGAGGTGCAGTGATGATCGTTTATCCCATGGGGTTGCCGCCATACGATCCTATCCGGATGgaatttgaaaacaaagaagATCTGTCGGGGAGTCAG GCAGCACTCAGTGTCATCACAGAATCAGAAGCGCAATTGTGGTGGGCAGCAAAGGAGCTAAGACGAACCAAGAAGCTTTCGGACTACGTGGGGAGGAATGAAAAAACCAAAATTATCGTCAAGATTCAGCGG AGGGGGCAAGGAGCTCCAGCGCGAGAACCCATCATTAGCAGTGAAGAACAGAAACAGCTGATGCTCTACTATCACAGAAGACAAGAGGAGCTCAAG aaactggaagaaaatgacGACGATTCCTGTTTAAATTCTCCGTGGGCAGATAACACTGCtttgaaaagacattttcatgGAGTAAAAGACATAAAGTGGAGACCAAGATGA